The Henckelia pumila isolate YLH828 chromosome 2, ASM3356847v2, whole genome shotgun sequence genome includes a window with the following:
- the LOC140877356 gene encoding uncharacterized protein: MANDWKFYCKSSRVKIPLISILAMTHLLRRGAEGFLVYAVDVLKSSPELSNIPVVKEFAHVFPDEVPGFPPTRDIEFSIELMPGNLPISKAPYKMEPLELKELKEQLEYLLAKGYIRPNACEKSFVELKRRLTSAPVLTIPSGKSNAVADGLSRKVCNLSLSTMGVSILIENCCASGLDFEADMQSIKIFAIQAKPELLMRIKKARNSDQNIHSSVEKVRSGHQSEYQVNDDGLTDGQSEWTIRTLEDILRAVVLDFGTSRQDSLPLVEFSYNNSYQASIEMTPFEALYGKKCRSPLFLDDLSKVPVTGPDMIRDMSDKIKLIQSRMRAAQDRQAKYSNVRCRPLSFEQGDRVFLKIYPFRGTTRFGKRSKLSPRYIGPYEILDRIDDLAYILALPPALSDILDVFHVSMLKKYQPDPSHVLQPDEAELNETLN, translated from the exons ATGGCAAACGACTGGAAATTCTATTGTAAGAGTTCTAGAGTTAAGATCCCTTTGATTTCTATATTAGCTATGACACATTTACTGCGGAGAGGTGCCGAGGGATTCTTGGTCTATGCAGTAGATGtattgaaatctagcccagaatTATCCAACATCCCAGTTGTGAAAGAATTTGCACATGTGTTTCCAGATGAagttccgggttttcctccaaCCCGTGACATTgaattcagtattgaattgatgcctgGTAATTTACCTATTTCAAAGGCTCCCTACAAAATGGAACCACTTGAACTTAAAGAACTCAAAGAGCAACTTGAATATCTATtagccaagggatacattagaccga ATGCCTGTGAGAAAAGCTTTGTTGAgttgaagaggagactgaccagtgctcctgTATTgactattccatcag GAAAGTCTAACGCAGTTGCCGATGgcctgagtagaaaggtatgcaaTTTGTCTCTGTCTACGATGGGTGTGTCtatattgattgagaattgttgtgctTCTGGCTTGGATTTTGAGGCAGATATGCAATCGATCAAAATTTTTGCAATCCAAGCAAAACCAGAATTATTGATGAGAATTAAAAAGGCACGGAATTCTGATCAAAACATCCATAGTTCAGTTGAGAAAGTTAGATCTGGACATCAGTCAGAATACCAGGTCAATGATGATGgactt acagatggacagtcagagtggACTATCCGAACTTTAGAAGATATTTTGAGGGCTGtggtactagattttggtaccaGCAGGCAAGATTCGTTGCCACTTGTTGAATTTTcctataataacagctatcaagCAAGCATTGAGATGACTCCTTTTGAGGCgttatatggtaagaaatgtAGATCTCCATTGTTTTTGGATGATCTTTCAAAAGTACCAGTGACTGGTCCAGATATGATTAGAGATATGTCAGATAAGATAAAGTTGATTCAGTCAAGAATGAGAGCAGCACAGGACAGACAAGCCAAGTATTCTAATGTCAGATGCAGGCCCTTGAGTTTTGAACAAGGTGAccgtgtattcttgaagataTATCCTTTCCGAGGTACAACCCGTTTTGGAAAGAGAAGTAAGTTATCACCAagatatattgggccatatGAGATTCTAGACAGAATTGATGACCTAGCATACATATTAGCTCTCCCTCCAGCtctatcagatattcttgacgtATTCCATGTGTCTATGTTGAagaagtatcaaccagatccCTCCCACGTACTTCAACCAGATGAGGCAGAACTGAATGAGACTTTGAACTAG